Proteins co-encoded in one Vibrio aquimaris genomic window:
- a CDS encoding ABC transporter ATP-binding protein: protein MLQLTDLCKGYVDGGEFHPVLQGAELLLDQGEQVALMGESGSGKSTLLNLIAGIDTVDSGEILFPHFSMHQVDENQRTSYRRENIGLIFQQFNLIPTLNIADNIRFCRQLKGLPENIALWRQILSSLDLMPLLGRYPEEASGGQQQRAAIARALYMEPKLLLADEPTGSLDERNAEAVMRLLTSLTRELECTLLLVTHSEQVASHMKGRVRLQGGLLHVMASS from the coding sequence ATGCTGCAACTAACAGACCTTTGTAAAGGTTATGTGGATGGTGGAGAGTTTCACCCTGTACTACAAGGTGCTGAGTTGCTATTGGATCAAGGCGAGCAAGTGGCTTTGATGGGCGAGAGTGGTTCCGGTAAGAGCACGTTACTCAATCTTATCGCGGGGATTGATACAGTTGATTCAGGAGAGATCCTGTTCCCTCACTTTTCAATGCATCAAGTAGATGAAAACCAACGGACCTCATATCGCAGGGAAAATATAGGGCTTATATTTCAGCAGTTCAATCTAATCCCTACCTTAAACATCGCGGATAATATACGTTTTTGTCGACAGCTAAAGGGGCTACCTGAAAACATAGCTCTGTGGCGTCAAATTCTCTCATCGCTCGATCTTATGCCACTACTGGGGCGATACCCTGAAGAAGCTTCTGGCGGCCAGCAACAGAGAGCTGCCATAGCTCGTGCTTTATACATGGAGCCCAAGTTATTACTCGCGGATGAGCCCACAGGCAGTTTAGATGAACGTAATGCTGAAGCTGTGATGCGGTTGCTAACGAGCTTAACTCGAGAACTAGAGTGTACACTGCTATTGGTTACTCACAGTGAGCAAGTCGC
- a CDS encoding DUF2867 domain-containing protein, producing MKKILVLGASGYVGSQLLSKLCDLGYHVTAAARQIDYLKARVRPRNNLSLIYLDLADKETTIHTVAKFDIIYFLVHGMAHGHDFLEYELSLATNFKSALKNSDVQHVIYLSALQPQTGDSEHLKARLMTGDIIRQAGRPVTELRAGVIIGPGSAAFEIMRDFVFNMPLLITPKWIDCKANPIALENLNHYLIELVKETPTTHNLFEVGGPNILTYREQLEVISQTINKPIRIFSTNLLTPKFASYWLGIITSVPKSIGAALLSGLKHDFVADWQAVHKRYPQNLIGYEKMVQQAISAESDYIESEVWGYDPTAFKRWQPGYGYYPKQTGASIQTQVSADKLWGIIQLFGSREESYFYANLLWRIREWLDLPFGGKRPIRRAPSSPEMKVGDYIDSWKVIRYEKKQFLSLLFGLKAPGLGRLEFSLKDLGNTRKLSVTAWWHPQGFRGLLYWFAMMPAHIFIFKGMVRAIVNKAQKR from the coding sequence ATGAAAAAAATATTAGTGCTAGGTGCATCAGGATACGTTGGCTCCCAACTACTCTCAAAGCTATGCGACTTGGGTTACCATGTCACGGCAGCAGCGAGACAAATTGATTACCTTAAGGCTCGAGTACGACCTCGCAATAATCTGTCCCTCATTTATCTCGACTTAGCCGATAAAGAAACCACAATACATACGGTTGCAAAGTTCGACATTATTTACTTTCTCGTTCATGGAATGGCCCATGGTCACGACTTTCTCGAATATGAACTTTCCCTTGCAACTAACTTTAAATCCGCGCTCAAAAACAGCGATGTACAACACGTCATATATCTTAGTGCCCTTCAACCTCAGACTGGCGATTCCGAGCATCTAAAAGCACGGCTAATGACGGGTGATATCATACGTCAGGCTGGCCGCCCAGTAACTGAACTTAGAGCTGGTGTCATTATTGGTCCCGGTTCGGCTGCGTTCGAAATTATGCGCGATTTCGTTTTTAATATGCCTTTGTTGATAACGCCTAAATGGATTGATTGCAAAGCCAACCCAATCGCGCTTGAAAACTTAAATCATTATTTAATCGAACTGGTGAAAGAGACGCCAACAACACATAATCTATTTGAGGTTGGAGGACCGAATATCCTCACTTATAGGGAACAACTTGAGGTTATTAGTCAAACAATAAATAAGCCTATTCGGATTTTTTCCACTAATCTACTGACACCAAAGTTTGCCTCGTATTGGCTTGGAATAATCACCTCTGTCCCTAAATCGATAGGTGCAGCATTGCTTTCTGGTTTGAAGCATGACTTTGTTGCAGACTGGCAAGCCGTTCATAAGCGATACCCTCAAAATTTAATTGGTTATGAAAAAATGGTCCAACAAGCCATCTCAGCGGAAAGTGATTATATAGAAAGCGAAGTTTGGGGATACGATCCAACAGCATTTAAACGCTGGCAGCCAGGTTATGGCTACTACCCGAAACAAACAGGCGCAAGTATTCAAACCCAAGTCAGCGCCGATAAGCTTTGGGGGATAATCCAACTGTTTGGGAGTCGAGAGGAAAGCTATTTTTACGCTAATTTATTATGGAGAATCAGAGAATGGCTCGATTTACCATTTGGAGGCAAACGCCCTATCAGGCGCGCCCCCTCTAGTCCAGAGATGAAAGTTGGGGATTATATAGACTCATGGAAAGTTATTCGTTATGAGAAAAAGCAATTCCTTTCTTTATTATTCGGTCTTAAAGCCCCAGGGCTGGGGCGTTTAGAATTTTCACTAAAAGATTTAGGTAACACGCGTAAGCTCAGCGTTACTGCATGGTGGCACCCACAAGGGTTTAGAGGGCTTTTGTATTGGTTTGCCATGATGCCGGCGCATATATTTATATTCAAAGGCATGGTCCGTGCCATCGTAAACAAAGCTCAGAAGCGCTGA